In Silene latifolia isolate original U9 population chromosome X, ASM4854445v1, whole genome shotgun sequence, the following proteins share a genomic window:
- the LOC141616924 gene encoding uncharacterized protein LOC141616924, which yields MSEFEISGILDEIQALVSDHLQVVSYKWLSRKFLVSSNAAKRLLQDLVEKHEDELEVIYSVAGWLKGSTTFQSKLVPKPKLEEAKHDFDGNCSVQVYSVQSCIPNDVAAIWNAEFIQTEELSKQALTEVNCLSNNRFSGVSNVSVKRNADGVDSLPVTATKAKGADASGQAIGSLANQISSIPQPQKKLLHSSPNLGLQSSNTTSTKNVTDKPAARDLQKEVAKDKLPVPLSKQRGHSDKSPTGGSLANLWGRASSKSNSSKEDKDAAQNNGVPDSADAQICAIENLEAGSSDDNEPDVNFRRASNGNGGKKRRVVLDDSDEEDFENAVNLGSPDPPKEKLVSELKQKNKTILFEDNILNNEQKETILIIKDEKVTSSEANNPFKKDFAALDQGKKVSLVSAEEKEVPRRAAVSTSNKNNTTDRAPGSPKRRKVLKTRIDERGREVTEVVWEGKEEDMNPSNAGKNSNGQTVKTEDNAVVAPVQRAATTKKSPATGNTVPAHAAGKAGGKKGANTKDPKQGNIMSFFKKKV from the exons GTTTCATACAAGTGGCTTAGTCGCAAATTTCTGGTGTCATCAAATGCGGCTAAGCG GTTACTTCAGGACTTAGTGGAAAAACATGAAGATGAATTAGAAGTCATATACTCTGTGGCAGGTTGGTTAAAAGGCTCTACAACGTTCCAGTCAAAACTTGTTCCTAAACCCAAACTTGAAG AGGCCAAGCATGATTTTGATGGTAATTGCTCAGTCCAAGTTTACAGTGTTCAAAGTTGTATTCCAAATGACGTAGCAGCTATATGGAACGCGGAGTTTATTCAAACAGAGGAGCTCTCCAAGCAGGCTTTAACAGAAGTTAATTGTCTCAGCAATAATAG GTTCAGTGGGGTTTCAAATGTGTCTGTTAAGCGTAATGCTGATGGTGTAGATTCTTTACCAGTGACAGCTACGAAGGCTAAAGGGGCCGATGCTTCTGGTCAGGCTATAGGTAGTTTGGCCAACCAAATTAGTTCTATTCCACAGCCTCAGAAAAAGCTGCTACATTCAAGCCCAAATTTGGGTCTGCAGTCCTCCAACACGACCTCTACGAAAAATGTAACTGATAAGCCTGCTGCGCGTGATCTCCAGAAGGAGGTAGCTAAAGATAAACTTCCTGTCCCTCTGTCTAAACAGAGAGGTCATAGTGACAAGAGTCCAACAGGAGGTTCTTTGGCAAATTTATGGGGTCGTGCATCTTCAAAATCAAACTCCTCTAAAGAAGACAAAGATGCTGCTCAAAACAATG GTGTTCCTGATAGTGCAGATGCTCAAATTTGCGCCATTGAAAACTTAGAGGCTGGCAGCAGTGATGACAATGAACCAGATGTCAATTTCCGAAGAGCTTCAAATGGTAATGGCGGTAAGAAGAGAAGGGTAGTACTTGATGATTCTGATGAAGAAGATTTTGAGAATGCAGTAAATTTAGGATCACCTGATCCTCCAAAAGAAAAATTGGTTTCAGAATTAAAACAAAAGAACAAAACAATTTTATTTGAGGATAACATATTGAACAATGAGCAGAAAGAAACTATACTAATAATAAAAGATGAGAAAGTGACATCTTCTGAAGCAAACAATCCCTTTAAGAAGGATTTTGCAGCTCTCGACCAAGGCAAGAAAGTGAGTTTGGTCTCTGCAGAAGAAAAAGAGGTTCCTCGGAGAGCAGCTGTCAGTACTAGTAATAAGAACAATACTACAGATCGTGCTCCAGGTTCACCTAAAAGAAGGAAAGTGTTGAAAACCCGAATTGATGAACGTGGAAGAGAAG TGACTGAGGTGGTATGGGAAGGCAAAGAGGAGGATATGAATCCCAGTAATGCAGGGAAGAATTCTAATGGCCAAACTGTGAAGACTGAAGACAATGCAGTTGTTGCTCCTGTTCAGAG GGCGGCCACGACTAAAAAGTCTCCAGCTACCGGAAACACTGTGCCAGCCCATGCAGCAGGAAAAGCTGGTGGTAAGAAAGGAGCAAATACTAAGGATCCTAAGCAAGGTAATATAATGTCGTTCTTCAAGAAGAAAGTTTGA
- the LOC141616926 gene encoding uncharacterized protein LOC141616926 has product MNRLAPLSEEPFNEDEIKKLSKKSCALKNWVKNLFFHKKSDLKLLLSVLACPLFPTSLLPPHSLLQVSSSAQYIIEHFRAATGCKRLEKMVVKNVFATGKVSMTMLEEPGSSGSPAAVVAAGASHKGCFVMWQMLPNKWSIELVVDGRKVLAGSDGNVAWRYTPWLGSHAAKGRLRPLRRVLQGLDPMAISDAFSVAQYMGEKEIMGIDCFVLKLCADQNDLADRCDNTAETIKHVTFGYFSQKSGLLVYLEDSYLTRIQSPGTCPQYWETTMGSKIEDYRTLEGVMIAHSGQTHAIITRFGDNFKSGPTILRMEEAWVIDDVAFNVQGLSMDCFIPPPEVKSNCLEEKLKYGCYSPLDR; this is encoded by the exons ATGAATAGACTAGCACCATTATCAGAAGAACCCTTCAATGAAGATGAAATTAAAAAGCTTTCAAAGAAGAGTTGTGCATTGAAGAATTGGGTTAAGAATTTATTCTTTCATAAAAAATCTGATCTTAAGCTTCTCTTAAGTGTTCTTGCCTGCCCTCTTTTTCCCACTTCTCTCCTTCCTCCTCACTCTCTCCTCCAG GTGTCGTCATCAGCCCAATACATAATAGAGCACTTCAGGGCAGCAACAGGGTGCAAAAGGCTGGAAAAAATGGTAGTCAAGAATGTGTTTGCAACAGGGAAAGTGAGCATGACCATGCTTGAGGAACCCGGCTCAAGCGGCTCACCAGCCGCTGTCGTGGCTGCTGGAGCGTCTCACAAGGGTTGCTTTGTCATGTGGCAGATGCTTCCTAACAAATGGTCTATTgagcttgttgttgatggacgtAAAGTTCTAGCTGGTAGTGATGGTAATGTGGCTTGGCGCTACACCCCCTGGCTTGGCTCACATGCCGCTAAAGGCCGCCTTCGCCCTCTTCGCCGTGTACTCCAG GGTCTAGATCCCATGGCAATATCAGATGCATTCTCGGTAGCTCAGTACATGGGAGAGAAGGAGATAATGGGCATAGATTGCTTTGTGCTGAAACTATGTGCTGATCAAAATGACCTTGCTGATCGTTGCGATAACACGGCCGAGACAATCAAGCATGTAACCTTTGGTTACTTCAGCCAAAAGAGTGGCTTGCTAGTTTACTTAGAAGACTCCTACTTGACCCGAATTCAGTCCCCTGGTACTTGCCCACAGTACTGGGAGACCACAATGGGCTCGAAAATTGAGGACTATCGGACATTGGAAGGAGTTATGATCGCCCATTCTGGTCAAACACATGCCATCATTACCCGTTTTGGGGATAATTTCAAGTCGGGTCCCACGATCCTACGAATGGAAGAGGCTTGGGTCATTGACGATGTTGCCTTTAATGTGCAAGGCCTCTCTATGGACTGCTTTATCCCTCCACCCGAAGTTAAGAGCAATTGTCTCGAGGAGAAGCTCAAATATGGTTGTTATTCTCCTCTTGATAGATGA